One window of the Mycobacterium haemophilum DSM 44634 genome contains the following:
- a CDS encoding glycosyltransferase family 2 protein, protein MPRVSVVVPAYNSVAFIEATMRSILAQTYSDFELVVSDHSSTDGTWEALQPFTADPRVRLSRLASGGGAPANWNTVTDFASGEFIKLVCGDDVLYPECLAVQVAALTAHPSAVLAASTRDVVDAAGMPVLPNRGLGGLRGEVTGVDAIRRTVLAGTNIFGEPASVLFRRIALADAGGWDDRFPYLIDEATYCAVLLLGNLVAVPRALAAFRVSHSQWSVQLKGTQAAQAIDFHRELAAAHPGLLGRHHLLAGSARARVNAVGRRAVYHLIERRMRRNNLANAGQAPAPR, encoded by the coding sequence ATGCCGCGGGTGTCGGTCGTCGTCCCGGCATATAACAGTGTCGCCTTCATTGAAGCCACCATGCGATCGATTCTGGCGCAGACGTACAGCGACTTTGAGCTGGTGGTTTCCGATCACAGCTCCACCGATGGCACCTGGGAGGCACTGCAGCCGTTCACCGCCGATCCGCGGGTACGCTTGAGCCGGCTGGCTTCCGGTGGTGGGGCGCCGGCGAATTGGAATACCGTCACCGACTTTGCCTCCGGCGAGTTCATCAAATTGGTCTGCGGCGACGATGTGCTCTACCCGGAGTGCCTCGCGGTGCAGGTGGCGGCGTTGACAGCACACCCCTCAGCGGTGCTTGCCGCGAGCACCAGGGACGTCGTTGACGCCGCGGGAATGCCGGTCCTACCCAACCGTGGGCTGGGGGGACTACGCGGTGAAGTCACCGGCGTTGATGCTATCCGGCGCACCGTGCTCGCCGGCACGAACATTTTCGGTGAGCCCGCGTCGGTGTTGTTCAGACGCATCGCCCTGGCCGACGCCGGAGGTTGGGACGACCGCTTCCCCTACCTCATCGACGAGGCCACCTACTGTGCCGTGCTGCTCCTCGGAAATCTCGTAGCGGTGCCCCGCGCGCTCGCCGCGTTCCGGGTCAGTCATTCTCAGTGGAGTGTGCAGCTGAAGGGCACCCAGGCCGCCCAGGCCATCGACTTTCACCGCGAGTTGGCTGCCGCGCACCCGGGATTGCTTGGTCGGCACCACCTGCTCGCCGGCAGCGCGCGAGCCCGTGTGAATGCCGTTGGTCGACGCGCTGTGTACCACTTGATCGAGCGGCGGATGCGCCGTAACAACCTCGCGAACGCTGGGCAGGCGCCAGCCCCTAGGTAA
- a CDS encoding DUF2079 domain-containing protein, with protein sequence MAQWIGLPLLAFLYPVITVATQKAPFYDDPFILMRYGDHLAHGLGWTYNPGSPTNNAVTSPLYVLLIAAGTFIGGSPEMWSTGLYVGAWGLGGIVLARIFFLEGRRLGGWLACGLYSIAPLLANVRGMETSLYLLLILAAIWAFQRERWLVLGCLLALLAMARSDGCLLAAALIGWLTVRQRRTALTVLGPCVAIGALWAAASWVLTGSLLPSTLAAKLAQRDSGQWGGQWSFLKGLSANGIIGVELARLSDPRGVMPGLLLLAGDLVLIAAVFGTVLAFRRGGHTLPLLSAAAAIVVLEYGIVLRIPGTYVWHYGPWTLWVIAGLAVALEETARHGHRVTTSLLLAGAVVALIAAAHVPDAWRSVRSHYRQVAEWIDRNAASPHPTVAAGEVGALGYYGHADIVDYLGLLDSRANDSVRRNDFTWWLSVRPDYWVTPNDWSVDAPTIALPEFQREYAVAVTIGPDTVYRRIAR encoded by the coding sequence ATGGCACAGTGGATTGGCCTACCACTGCTGGCATTCCTCTACCCCGTGATTACGGTGGCTACGCAAAAGGCTCCCTTTTACGACGACCCCTTCATCCTGATGCGCTACGGCGACCACCTCGCCCATGGTTTGGGGTGGACGTACAACCCGGGCTCGCCGACCAATAACGCCGTAACTTCCCCGCTCTATGTCCTGCTTATCGCGGCGGGAACATTCATCGGCGGCTCGCCCGAAATGTGGTCGACGGGCCTCTATGTCGGGGCATGGGGGCTGGGAGGCATCGTCCTCGCGCGCATTTTCTTCCTGGAGGGACGGCGCTTAGGCGGGTGGCTGGCATGCGGCCTGTACTCGATCGCACCGCTGCTAGCGAACGTGCGCGGCATGGAAACGTCCCTGTATTTGCTGCTGATACTCGCCGCGATCTGGGCCTTTCAGCGTGAGCGCTGGCTGGTATTGGGATGTCTGCTGGCACTGTTGGCAATGGCCAGGTCAGACGGATGTCTGCTCGCCGCAGCCTTGATCGGCTGGCTCACCGTTCGACAGCGGCGGACCGCGCTGACGGTGCTCGGACCATGTGTAGCGATAGGTGCCTTGTGGGCTGCTGCCTCGTGGGTGTTGACCGGCAGCCTGTTGCCGAGCACGCTGGCTGCGAAGCTTGCGCAACGCGACTCTGGGCAGTGGGGCGGCCAATGGAGCTTCCTGAAAGGGCTTTCCGCGAACGGCATCATCGGCGTCGAGCTTGCCCGACTAAGTGATCCCCGCGGTGTCATGCCTGGGCTCCTGTTGCTCGCAGGCGATCTGGTGCTGATAGCGGCAGTGTTCGGGACTGTGCTTGCGTTCCGGCGCGGCGGACACACACTCCCCCTACTCAGCGCGGCTGCAGCCATAGTCGTACTCGAATACGGGATCGTGCTTCGCATACCCGGGACCTATGTCTGGCATTACGGGCCATGGACGCTGTGGGTGATCGCCGGGTTAGCCGTTGCGCTGGAGGAAACTGCCCGGCATGGTCATCGTGTTACGACGTCGCTGCTGCTGGCCGGAGCAGTGGTCGCCTTGATAGCGGCGGCTCATGTCCCGGATGCGTGGAGATCGGTTCGGAGCCACTACCGGCAAGTCGCCGAGTGGATAGACCGCAACGCGGCCAGCCCACACCCCACAGTGGCAGCGGGCGAGGTCGGCGCCCTGGGCTACTACGGCCACGCCGATATAGTCGATTACCTAGGGCTTTTGGACTCCAGGGCCAACGATTCAGTTCGACGCAACGACTTTACCTGGTGGCTGTCGGTGAGACCGGACTATTGGGTCACGCCGAATGACTGGTCGGTCGACGCCCCGACGATTGCGCTGCCCGAGTTTCAGCGTGAATACGCCGTTGCAGTCACCATTGGGCCAGACACCGTCTATCGCCGAATCGCTCGATAG
- a CDS encoding glycosyltransferase — MRIAGEPDLQRLYRNRFGHDQESRSAIWGVLVHHFFQAWVRRSDTVVDLGCGYGEFLNQVGAARRIGVDLNPDSAGMLEPGVEFHEGPADDLRFLEDGSVDVVFTSNLLEHLQSKADVERMIAEAWRVLKPGGHFIAMGPNIRFLPGDYWDFWDHTVPISDRSLIELLASQQFTVVDAYDRFLPYTSHSSLPQAPILVRLYLRLRAVWPIFGRQFVIRARKSRPPSATDNEQLVSVVIPVFNEGENIQVCVRGLTEALAETPHELVVCYDFDEDSTLPALAAMPDRPTTVRLVRNSLGKGVANALITGFAAARGDVIVSTMADLSDPPSVIPLMAAKIREGCDVVSGSRYMPGGFQHGGPRLKGLMSRTAGLSLHYLGGMPTHDVTTNFRAYSRRFLDEVPVESVRGFEVGLELTTKAHLLGFRIDEVPSGWHDRVAGTSKFDLVGWLPAYLRWYMEAMWRPMLRWTGGGLAALGALLVMRRHRRGNLRLS; from the coding sequence ATGCGAATAGCGGGTGAGCCCGACCTGCAGCGCCTCTACCGCAATCGCTTCGGCCACGACCAAGAGTCGCGATCTGCCATTTGGGGTGTACTCGTCCACCACTTTTTCCAGGCATGGGTCAGGCGCAGCGACACGGTGGTGGACTTGGGATGCGGATACGGCGAGTTCCTGAATCAGGTGGGCGCTGCCCGCCGCATCGGTGTCGACCTGAACCCGGACAGTGCCGGCATGCTCGAGCCCGGGGTCGAGTTCCACGAAGGCCCAGCCGACGATCTTCGCTTTCTTGAGGACGGCTCGGTGGATGTGGTCTTCACCAGCAACTTGCTGGAACATCTGCAAAGCAAAGCAGATGTGGAGCGCATGATCGCCGAGGCCTGGCGAGTGCTCAAGCCAGGCGGGCATTTCATCGCCATGGGGCCCAATATTCGCTTCCTGCCCGGCGACTATTGGGACTTCTGGGACCATACGGTACCCATCAGCGATCGTTCCCTCATTGAGCTGCTGGCGTCCCAGCAGTTCACGGTCGTGGACGCTTACGACCGTTTCCTGCCGTACACATCGCACTCGTCGCTGCCGCAGGCACCGATCCTGGTGCGCCTATATCTGCGGCTCAGGGCGGTGTGGCCGATCTTCGGCAGGCAGTTCGTGATCCGTGCCCGCAAATCACGACCGCCGTCGGCGACGGATAACGAGCAGCTGGTGAGTGTGGTGATTCCCGTGTTCAATGAGGGCGAGAATATTCAGGTCTGCGTCAGAGGACTCACCGAGGCGTTAGCGGAAACACCCCACGAACTGGTCGTGTGCTACGACTTCGACGAGGACAGCACGCTGCCGGCGCTCGCGGCCATGCCCGACCGGCCGACCACGGTGCGACTGGTTCGGAATTCGCTGGGCAAGGGGGTAGCAAATGCGCTGATCACCGGCTTCGCAGCCGCCCGTGGCGACGTCATCGTCAGCACGATGGCTGACCTGTCCGACCCACCGTCGGTAATTCCGTTGATGGCGGCCAAGATCCGGGAAGGATGCGACGTGGTCAGCGGGTCGCGATACATGCCCGGCGGCTTCCAGCACGGAGGTCCTCGCTTGAAGGGGCTGATGTCGCGGACAGCCGGGCTTAGCTTGCACTACCTGGGCGGTATGCCGACCCACGACGTCACCACCAATTTCCGCGCGTACAGCCGTCGATTCCTCGACGAGGTCCCGGTGGAAAGCGTGCGTGGGTTCGAGGTGGGGCTAGAGCTCACGACGAAAGCGCATCTGCTGGGCTTTCGGATCGACGAGGTCCCCAGCGGCTGGCATGACCGCGTAGCCGGTACAAGCAAATTCGATCTGGTCGGCTGGCTGCCCGCGTACCTTCGCTGGTACATGGAGGCAATGTGGCGGCCGATGTTGCGTTGGACCGGTGGCGGACTGGCAGCGCTCGGGGCCTTGCTGGTCATGCGCCGGCACAGACGGGGCAACCTGCGGCTGAGCTGA
- a CDS encoding NAD-dependent epimerase/dehydratase family protein — protein sequence MKVLVTGSAGFINGYVVDELLRAGHHVVGIDNYSKYGKVKKSYDDHPHYEFVEGDVKDVDLMCRLVEGCDQMVASAARIGGITYFHEYAYDLLAENERIAAAHFDTALYGYHKGWLQKINVISSSMVFENATVFPTPEKHITECPPPTSTYGFQKLACEYFAHGAYEQYGLPYTIIRPFNCVGTGEQRAIGGREIPSGNVKLAMSHVVPDLIQKVVKGQDPLHILGDGTQVRHYTYGADLARGIRMCMEHPAALGGDFNLSTPEATTVLQLAEVIWRKMRPDTPFRYESDPPFEHDVQLRSPDVQKASEILGFSATTTLDAMLDEVIPWIVNAVEAGTI from the coding sequence GTGAAGGTTCTGGTAACCGGCAGCGCCGGATTCATCAACGGCTATGTCGTCGACGAGCTGCTCCGCGCCGGCCACCATGTTGTGGGTATAGACAACTACTCGAAGTACGGCAAGGTCAAGAAGAGCTATGACGACCACCCGCACTACGAGTTCGTCGAGGGCGACGTCAAAGACGTTGATCTCATGTGCCGCCTTGTCGAGGGCTGCGATCAGATGGTGGCCAGCGCTGCCCGTATCGGCGGCATTACTTACTTCCACGAGTATGCATACGATCTGCTAGCTGAGAATGAGCGTATTGCGGCTGCTCATTTCGACACCGCCCTCTACGGCTATCACAAGGGCTGGCTGCAGAAGATCAACGTGATCAGTTCGTCGATGGTGTTCGAAAACGCGACCGTCTTCCCGACTCCGGAGAAGCACATCACCGAATGCCCGCCTCCGACAAGCACTTACGGATTCCAGAAGCTGGCCTGTGAGTACTTCGCGCATGGCGCCTACGAGCAGTACGGTCTCCCCTATACGATCATCCGCCCCTTCAACTGTGTGGGTACCGGCGAGCAGCGGGCTATCGGCGGGCGTGAAATTCCAAGCGGCAACGTTAAACTCGCGATGAGTCACGTCGTGCCGGACTTGATCCAGAAAGTGGTGAAGGGCCAAGATCCACTGCACATCCTTGGGGATGGCACGCAGGTGCGCCACTACACCTACGGCGCCGACCTGGCCCGCGGGATCCGCATGTGCATGGAACACCCAGCCGCGCTGGGTGGGGACTTCAACCTTTCCACCCCCGAGGCCACGACGGTGTTGCAACTCGCCGAAGTGATCTGGCGTAAGATGCGACCCGACACCCCGTTTCGCTACGAAAGTGATCCGCCGTTCGAGCATGACGTCCAGCTACGCTCGCCGGACGTCCAAAAGGCATCCGAAATCCTCGGCTTCTCGGCGACGACTACGCTCGATGCCATGCTGGATGAAGTCATACCCTGGATCGTGAACGCCGTCGAGGCAGGGACCATTTGA
- a CDS encoding nucleotide sugar dehydrogenase, whose product MGVRVTTQPDKRICIVGGAGHVGLPLALVLADVGFDVNILDTNAQALKTVMAGRMPFIENGAEDLLKQLLPTGRLTASSDAWTVKNADIVICVVGTPVDEYLTPQAHAFFRIIDEISPHFHNEQTLILRSTVYPGLSQRVHDMFSERGIGVHVTFCPERIAQGHSIRELRVIPQIISGFDDEGLRVVRELFSQVTTEIIEVKPQEAELAKLFCNSYRYIQFAVANQFYLLSREAGLDFARVHHAATYKNGRVDSLPGAGLAAGPCLLKDTMQLAAFSNNNFMLGHAAMLINEGQPQFLVNMLKRRISLRDRSVGILGMTFKADCDDTRDSLSFKLRHLLMLEAKEVMLHDPFLEGKDYFPLDTILDRADVLVVGVPHSEYRGLRVPRGKVVEDVWGCLDLSELDHSELNGARLATLGTRAVAL is encoded by the coding sequence GTGGGGGTTCGCGTGACAACTCAACCCGATAAGCGCATCTGCATCGTCGGTGGCGCCGGGCACGTCGGACTGCCGCTAGCATTGGTGTTGGCGGACGTAGGTTTTGACGTCAACATCCTCGACACGAACGCCCAGGCTTTGAAGACCGTTATGGCCGGGCGGATGCCCTTCATCGAAAATGGCGCCGAGGATCTCCTCAAGCAGCTCTTGCCGACCGGGCGTCTCACCGCGAGCAGCGACGCGTGGACGGTCAAGAACGCCGACATCGTCATCTGCGTGGTCGGGACACCCGTCGACGAGTACCTGACACCGCAAGCGCACGCCTTCTTCCGCATCATCGACGAGATCAGTCCACACTTCCACAATGAGCAGACACTCATCCTTAGAAGCACCGTCTACCCGGGATTGAGCCAGCGCGTTCACGACATGTTCTCCGAACGCGGCATTGGCGTTCACGTCACCTTCTGCCCCGAGCGCATTGCGCAGGGACACTCGATTCGTGAGCTGCGCGTCATTCCGCAGATCATCAGCGGATTCGACGACGAGGGGCTACGGGTGGTCCGCGAGCTCTTCTCGCAGGTGACCACCGAGATCATCGAAGTCAAGCCGCAGGAAGCCGAGCTGGCCAAGCTATTTTGCAATAGCTACCGCTACATCCAGTTCGCGGTGGCCAACCAGTTCTACCTGCTCAGCCGTGAGGCCGGGCTGGACTTCGCGCGCGTCCATCACGCGGCAACGTACAAGAACGGACGCGTCGATAGCCTGCCAGGCGCCGGACTGGCTGCCGGCCCGTGCCTGCTGAAGGACACCATGCAGCTCGCGGCTTTCAGCAACAACAATTTCATGCTGGGACACGCGGCTATGCTCATCAACGAAGGCCAGCCGCAGTTTCTTGTCAATATGCTCAAGCGCCGGATTAGCTTGCGCGACAGGTCGGTTGGCATCCTGGGTATGACATTCAAGGCCGATTGCGATGACACACGCGACTCGCTCAGCTTCAAGCTCAGGCATCTGCTGATGCTCGAAGCGAAAGAAGTGATGCTGCACGACCCATTCCTGGAAGGCAAGGATTATTTCCCGCTGGACACCATCTTGGACCGGGCCGACGTCCTTGTCGTCGGCGTACCCCACTCTGAGTATCGTGGCCTGCGGGTACCACGAGGCAAAGTGGTCGAGGATGTCTGGGGGTGTCTGGATTTGAGCGAGCTTGACCATAGCGAGCTGAACGGCGCGCGCTTGGCGACTCTGGGGACCAGGGCGGTTGCGCTGTGA